The Pocillopora verrucosa isolate sample1 chromosome 14, ASM3666991v2, whole genome shotgun sequence genome has a segment encoding these proteins:
- the LOC131777356 gene encoding protein SGT1 homolog isoform X2: MALFHLEDFKAAREAFSDALKLDKENKEPKMWIRKCDAELDLAENEAKQDGNSPDTVMVGMARGEDSQLIQKDDNHKEAETAGKANQQPPVVKPAASDGHAASVTGQPSSVLAVIDGQSNQEQPQQQYTVSKPKYDWYQTETHVIVTLMIKNVKQENVNVEYGDKTLSATVKLPSGSDFSLELDLAQAINPAQCKTRIMSTKVELKMKKTEGMRWSSLEATEETVCKPFPTKNETKDPGDAVHKYPTSRHVGKDWDKVAAEIAKEEKEEKLEGEAALNQLFQQIYGDGSEEVRKAMNKSFVESGGTVLSTNWDEVKKGHVDCKPPDGMEYKKWDS; this comes from the exons ATGGCGCTGTTTCACCTTGAGGATTTCAAAGCTGCCAGAGAGGCTTTTTCAGATGCATTAAAACTTGACA aagaaaacaaagagcCGAAAATGTGGATAAGAAAGTGTGATGCTGAATTGGACT TGGcagaaaatgaagcaaaacaGGATGGAAACTCTCCTGATACG GTGATGGTGGGCATGGCTAGAGGGGAAGATTCGCAACTGATACAAAAAGATGACAATCACAAAGAGGCTGAGACAGCAGGCAAAGCTAACCAGCAACCTCCAGTTGTCAAGCCTGCGGCTTCTGATGGTCATGCAGCATCTGTGACAGGACAGCCTTCATCAGTTTTGGCTGTCATTGATGGGCAATCTAATCAAGAACAACCTCAGCAACAGTACACAGTTTCAAAACCGAA atatGATTGGTATCAAACAGAAACACATGTTATTGTAACTTTGATGATCAAGAATGTAAAACAGGAGAATGTGAATGTGGAATATGGTGACAAAACA TTAAGTGCTACAGTGAAGCTTCCAAGCGGCAGTGACTTCAGCTTAGAACTGGATCTTGCTCAAGCCATCAATCCAGCACAGTGCAAAACAAGAATCATGTCAACAAAg GTTGAactaaagatgaaaaaaactgAGGGAATGAGATGGTCATCTCTTGAGGCTACTGAAGAAACTGTCTGCAAACCATTTCCAACAAAAA ATGAAACAAAAGACCCTGGTGATGCAGTGCATAAATATCCCACTTCACGGCATGTTGGAAAAGATTGGGATAAAGTTGCAGCAGAGATCGCCAAGgaggagaaagaggaaaaacttgaaGGTGAAGCTGCTTTAAATCAGCTATTCCAACAAATTTATGGTGATGGTAGTGAGGAAGTGCGGAAAGCAATGAACAAGTCGTTTGTTGAATCTGGTGGAACAGTTTTGAGTACCAACTGGGATGAAGTCAAAAAAGGGCATGTGGATTGTAAACCTCCAGATGGAATGGAATATAAAAAATGGGACAGTTAG
- the LOC131777356 gene encoding protein SGT1 homolog isoform X1 has product MAANDLVREGNDAFVDDDFELAVKKYSEAIELNAYDADCYLKRAAAFMKLEKYQAAAADASSAASLQPDHSKAHTRKGMALFHLEDFKAAREAFSDALKLDKENKEPKMWIRKCDAELDLAENEAKQDGNSPDTVMVGMARGEDSQLIQKDDNHKEAETAGKANQQPPVVKPAASDGHAASVTGQPSSVLAVIDGQSNQEQPQQQYTVSKPKYDWYQTETHVIVTLMIKNVKQENVNVEYGDKTLSATVKLPSGSDFSLELDLAQAINPAQCKTRIMSTKVELKMKKTEGMRWSSLEATEETVCKPFPTKNETKDPGDAVHKYPTSRHVGKDWDKVAAEIAKEEKEEKLEGEAALNQLFQQIYGDGSEEVRKAMNKSFVESGGTVLSTNWDEVKKGHVDCKPPDGMEYKKWDS; this is encoded by the exons atGGCGGCTAACGACCTTGTAAG AGAAGGCAACGATGCTTTTGTTGACGATGATTTTGAACTCGCTGTCAAG AAATACTCAGAGGCGATAGAGCTGAATGCATATGATGCTGACTGCTATTTGAAAAGGGCAGCAGCGTTTATGAAGCTTGAAAAATACCAAG CTGCAGCAGCAGATGCATCTTCAGCCGCAAGTCTACAACCAGACCACTCCAAGGCACACACACGGAAAGG AATGGCGCTGTTTCACCTTGAGGATTTCAAAGCTGCCAGAGAGGCTTTTTCAGATGCATTAAAACTTGACA aagaaaacaaagagcCGAAAATGTGGATAAGAAAGTGTGATGCTGAATTGGACT TGGcagaaaatgaagcaaaacaGGATGGAAACTCTCCTGATACG GTGATGGTGGGCATGGCTAGAGGGGAAGATTCGCAACTGATACAAAAAGATGACAATCACAAAGAGGCTGAGACAGCAGGCAAAGCTAACCAGCAACCTCCAGTTGTCAAGCCTGCGGCTTCTGATGGTCATGCAGCATCTGTGACAGGACAGCCTTCATCAGTTTTGGCTGTCATTGATGGGCAATCTAATCAAGAACAACCTCAGCAACAGTACACAGTTTCAAAACCGAA atatGATTGGTATCAAACAGAAACACATGTTATTGTAACTTTGATGATCAAGAATGTAAAACAGGAGAATGTGAATGTGGAATATGGTGACAAAACA TTAAGTGCTACAGTGAAGCTTCCAAGCGGCAGTGACTTCAGCTTAGAACTGGATCTTGCTCAAGCCATCAATCCAGCACAGTGCAAAACAAGAATCATGTCAACAAAg GTTGAactaaagatgaaaaaaactgAGGGAATGAGATGGTCATCTCTTGAGGCTACTGAAGAAACTGTCTGCAAACCATTTCCAACAAAAA ATGAAACAAAAGACCCTGGTGATGCAGTGCATAAATATCCCACTTCACGGCATGTTGGAAAAGATTGGGATAAAGTTGCAGCAGAGATCGCCAAGgaggagaaagaggaaaaacttgaaGGTGAAGCTGCTTTAAATCAGCTATTCCAACAAATTTATGGTGATGGTAGTGAGGAAGTGCGGAAAGCAATGAACAAGTCGTTTGTTGAATCTGGTGGAACAGTTTTGAGTACCAACTGGGATGAAGTCAAAAAAGGGCATGTGGATTGTAAACCTCCAGATGGAATGGAATATAAAAAATGGGACAGTTAG
- the LOC131777370 gene encoding NTF2-related export protein 2-like, protein MAAKVDGLRNAIDQATQAGEEFSNVYYETLDKRRHLMSKLYSENTTIVWNGNIVKGGSAKVTDFFNNLPATEHTLHSLDCQPVSDQAIPGQTTVLVVVEGLVKYDGHKIHRFSQNFLLTAEGGTVWKVASDCFRFIQ, encoded by the exons atggcggccaaagTTGAT gGTCTGAGAAATGCAATCGATCAAGCGACCCAGGCTGGGGAGGAATTTAGTAATGTCTACTACGAGACTTTGGACAAACGACGCCAC cTCATGTCGAAACTGTACTCAGAAAATACTACAATCGTCTGGAATGGAAATATAGTTAAAGGTGGAAGTGCTAAGGTGACGGATTTTTTCAACAACCTTCCAGCTACGGAACACACGCTCCATTCACTGGATTGTCAACCAGTTTCAG ATCAAGCCATCCCTGGGCAAACAACAGTTCTAGTTGTGGTTGAGGGATTGGTCAAGTATGATGGGCACAAGATACATCGGTTTTCTCAAAACTTTCTGTTGACTGCTGAGGGAGGAACTGTGTGGAAAGTGGCGAGTGACTGCTTCAGATTTATCCAGTGA
- the LOC131777347 gene encoding uncharacterized protein, whose protein sequence is MNPNETGVAFSGGGIRSAALCSGVLRRLLQVRTKVDYLSCVSGGGYTGTAFLDWKYRYEKKAKGNEEWHEEFFDNMRRRVGFICNWEKPCQGILDSIMVFFLMLTVTVIEPIVIYGSYAFPLAFINDYLFGKLLRAKVDCDHVTAVSSASNPDATAQGIREHCLSRQGTVPVAKTILFLVLLAFYVTFYILSRKLSDVKSKYFRLFSTIFFLFLCFTFLPFAINDFFIEIPVWSRVVVVVIGVVLWFVLPMLRHKTSFCIMIYLYSYIIYWKVYEAKVVGVVYSDGLFNRLLFASGCVVWFVPYLRKSRERLVHVINRWKLRKAFYSKESSRTGECLEILQDIFCPLWTCLLKNQRQRSKQHTDQQMDIHSDDEERCNNEPPETRPLNLSDLRGTEPELISSTTVHNWDKNARTDIDYDILTMSPTAIERLHPDPSNVNQFESKLDPRDVELADAMATSAAAISRYDDSLKVMRLSTILGFEMGVSMFGDMRAVKEESCIMKPLPLLIDILRGLPLIAVPAVYFTVGGERLIDVGVIVFFVIHLILAFIGAFADTGAERPNLWEKIARWFIVHVSFVEFVRETLSIENIGPMPPPVMQLSDGGHMENTGILPLLKKKLKKIVMVDGGYSTDEKRYGDDLLKALMLARTELNCSFTGQGGRDVISDLLETFVKPDKPNERKPRYYRFKVEYYQDEVGKVGEGEIMMIRPRDPRKGDQSEVKTWEEFGFNLEPNDWGNSPHLTGEEVDKLTFCCCECCNKKSCLSGLSELFCDKFPNTSTANQFFTPLQFSAYHREGYRACIEAQAAEFLMEEQDIQEV, encoded by the exons ATGAATCCCAACGAAACTGGCGTGGCTTTTTCTGGTGGTGGCATACGGTCAGCGGCACTATGCTCTGGAGTCCTGCGTAGACTGCTCCAGGTTAGAACGAAAGTAGACTACCTGAGCTGCGTGTCAGGGGGTGGTTACACAGGCACTGCATTTTTGGATTGGAAATACAGGTACGAGAAAAAAGCAAAGGGCAACGAAGAATGGCATGAAGAGTTCTTCGACAACATGCGACGAAGAGTAGGCTTTATATGTAACTGGGAGAAGCCTTGTCAAGGAATCCTTGATTCGATTATGGTATTCTTTCTAATGCTTACTGTCACCGTCATTGAACCGATTGTCATATATGGATCATACGCATTTCCACTTGCCTTCATTAATGATTATCTCTTCGGAAAGTTACTTCGCGCCAAAGTGGACTGTGATCACGTTACAGCAGTCTCTTCTGCAAGTAACCCCGACGCCACCGCTCAAGGAATCCGCGAGCACTGTCTTTCTCGTCAAGGAACCGTTCCTGTTGCTAAGACTATCCTATTTTTAGTTCTGTTGGCGTTCTATGTCACTTTTTACATTCTGTCACGAAAGTTGTCCGACGTGAAGTCTAAATATTTCAGACTTTTCTCGacaattttcttcttgtttctcTGTTTTACTTTCCTCCCATTTGCAATAAATGATTTCTTCATTGAAATCCCCGTGTGGAGTCGGGTAGTCGTTGTAGTTATTGGTGTGGTTTTATGGTTCGTCCTTCCTATGCTCCGGCATAAAACGTCCTTCTGCATTATGATCTATCTGTATTCATACATCATCTACTGGAAAGTGTACGAAGCCAAGGTTGTTGGTGTTGTGTATTCTGATGGGCTGTTTAATAGGCTGCTCTTCGCCTCTGGGTGTGTCGTGTGGTTTGTACCATATTTGAGAAAGTCACGCGAGAGACTCGTCCATGTCATCAACAG ATGGAAACTTCGTAAGGCCTTTTACTCAAAAGAAAGTTCAAGAACAGGGGAATGCCTTGAGATACTTCAAGATATTTTCTGCCCCCTGTGGACATGTCTGTTAAAAAACCAAAGACAGAGGTCCAAACAGCACACAGACCAACAGATGGACATCCATAGCGATGATGAAGAGAGATGTAATAATGAGCCACCAGAGACGAGACCCTTGAACCTTTCCGACCTCCGTGGCACGGAACCTGAGTTAATATCAAGCACGACCGTCCACAACTGGGACAAAAATGCTAGGACTGACATAGATTATGATATACTGACAATGTCACCTACGGCAATTGAGCGCTTACACCCAGATCCATCGAATGTCAATCAGTTTGAAAGTAAGTTGGATCCTCGAGATGTGGAGTTAGCTGACGCCATGGCCACATCTGCGGCAGCAATCTCAAGATATGACGATTCTTTGAAAGTGATGCGTCTTTCCACGATTTTGGGATTTGAAATGGGGGTTTCGATGTTCGGCGACATGAGGGCGGTTAAAGAAGAGTCCTGTATCATGAag CCTCTGCCACTTCTTATAGACATTCTCCGGGGGCTTCCGTTGATCGCTGTGCCAGCGGTCTATTTCACTGTCGGCGGTGAAAGGTTAATTGATGTTGGTGTAATTGTATTCTTCGTAATTCACCTGATTCTGGCCTTCATCGGAGCTTTCGCCGACACAGGAGCTGAGAGACCAAACTTATGGGAGAAGATAGCCAG GTGGTTTATTGTACACGTGTCTTTCGTGGAGTTTGTCAGAGAAACCCTTTCCATTGAGAACATCGGACCCATGCCCCCTCCTGTGATGCAACTCAGCGACGGAGGCCACATGGAAAATACCGGGATTCTgccattattaaagaaaaaactgaagaaaattgttATGGTGGATGGTGGTTACTCCACTGACGAGAAGAGGTATGGAGATGACCTTCTGAAAGCACTGATGCTCGCTCGTACCGAGCTAAACTGTTCATTTACTGGCCAGGGAGGCCGTGACGTCATTTCAGACCTGTTAGAGACCTTCGTAAAACCAGATAAACcgaatgaaaggaaaccaagaTATTACAG ATTTAAAGTTGAGTACTACCAAGATGAGGTTGGCAAAGTTGGTGAAGGTGAAATTATGATGATAAGGCCACGGGATCCACGCAAAGGTGACCAAAGCGAGGTCAAAACCTGGGAAGAATTTGGTTTCAACTTGGAGCCGAATGACTGGGGAAATAGTCCACATTTGACTGGGGAGGAAGTCGATAAGTTGACCTTCTGCTGCTGTGAGTGCTGCAACAAAAAGTCCTGCTTAAGCGGTTTGTCCGAGCTCTTCTGTGACAAGTTTCCAAACACTTCTACTGCAAATCAATTTTTCACGCCTTTGCAGTTCTCCGC
- the LOC131777325 gene encoding formylglycine-generating enzyme-like, whose amino-acid sequence MWTEALIWLQIVVQMVFSSQETCSSFGYSLSSFYSRAKIISSNEGKTTCGCSMLKRDKASIDEGLTPQKENIENSDNLKSSYQRTNQMILIKGGKFAMGTNKPFLPMDGEGPAREVKINSFYMDIYETSNAEFELFVNNTGYVTEAEKFGDSFVLEGKISKKIKKDIHQAVAAAPWWLPVKGAYWRKPEGPDSHIRDRMDHPVLHISWNDAVAFCKWGGKRLPTEAEWEYACRAGLQDKLYSWGNKLKKDGRHMANTWQGRFPTVDSGEDGYSGTAPVTAFPPNKFGLYNMLGNAWEWTQDWWSIRHPSHFQENPKGPASGRDKVKKGGSYMCHKSYCYRYRCAARSQNSADTTASNLGLRCVSDKLPDGVQLVK is encoded by the exons ATGTGGACAGAAGCTTTGATATGGCTACAAATTGTGGTGCAAATGGTATTTAGTAGTCAGGAAACTTGTTCAAGTTTTGGTTACAGTTTAAGTTCGTTTTACTCCAGAGCTAAGATTATTTCTTCGAACGAAGGAAAGACAACATGTGGATGTTCTATGCTCAAACGAGATAAAGCTTCCattgacgaaggactaacaCCACAGAAGGAAAACATAGAGAACAGTGACAACTTGAAATCGTCTTATCAAAGAACgaatcaaatgattttaatCAAGGGAGGTAAATTTGCCATGGGCACGAACAAACCATTTCTGCCAATGGACGGTGAAGGGCCGGCGAgagaagtgaaaataaattcattttatatggACATTTATGAAACAAGTAATGCAGAATTTGAACTATTTGTCAACAACACTGGTTATGTCACTGAG GCTGAAAAGTTTGGGGATTCATTTGTGCTCGAAGGGAAGATTAGTAAGAAGATCAAGAAGGATATTCATCAAGCA GTTGCAGCAGCTCCTTGGTGGCTGCCAGTAAAGGGAGCTTATTGGAGGAAGCCAGAAGGACCTGATTCTCATATCAGAGACAG AATGGACCATCCAGTTCTCCATATCTCTTGGAATGATGCTGTTGCATTTTGTAAATGGGGTGGAAAAAGACTGCCTACAGAAGCTGAATGGGAGTATGCCTGCAGGGCTGGCCTACAGGACAA GCTTTATTCTTGGGGAAACAAGCTTAAGAAAGATGGTCGTCACATGGCAAACACATGGCAAGGGCGGTTTCCAACAGTCGATTCAGGGGAGGATGGGTACTCTGGTACAGCTCCTGTCACAGCATTCCCACCTAATAAATTTGGTCTGTATAACATGCTGGGAAATGCCTGGGAGTGGACACAAGATTGGTGGAGCATACGGCACCCAAGCCACTTCCAAGAAAATCCG AAAGGACCTGCATCAGGAAGGGATAAAGTGAAAAAAGGTGGATCCTATATGTGCCACAAG TCGTATTGTTACCGATATCGTTGTGCTGCTAGAAGTCAGAATTCTGCTGACACCACAGCTTCCAATCTTGGCTTACGCTGCGTCAGTGATAAACTACCTGATGGTGTACAGCTAGTCAAATAA